The Bombus terrestris chromosome 4, iyBomTerr1.2, whole genome shotgun sequence genome has a window encoding:
- the LOC100651519 gene encoding protein 4.1 homolog isoform X2, whose translation MPEEQKSAGSQPEVTAENGTGTNSPTKSPVNKGKTALARITLLDGTVKDFHIDRKAKGQELLDMICQSMNLMEKDYFGLIYEDRHDLRNWLDLDKRIAKFVKNEPWKFNFEVKFYPPDPAQLQEDITRYQLCLQIRNDIITGRLPCSFVTHALLGSYLVQSEVGDYDPDEHGRTYLKDFKFAPNQTPELVEKVMDLHKTHKGQTPAEAELHYLENAKKLAMYGVDLHPAKDSEGVDIMLGVCSSGLLVYRDRLRINRFAWPKILKISYKRHNFYIKIRPGEFEQFESTIGFKLANHRAAKKLWKVCVEHHTFFRLMSPEPVKKVGLIPHLGSRFRYSGRTHYETKKTPIDRQPPQFERSLSGRRPTSRSMDALGGPKQVESYGSEPSKRHTMSYEPEMIPDMEHIDQRPSPIKKQKEKKPVGGIAVLPPGGLFKKKKDKKNESEKENHNDLNNSDLINESAIIDNNDVKSPNKKESKKKDKETLEKSDKNEIKSPSKKELKKKEKETPERSAFIDELKSLTKRDLKKKDKEMLEKSATLDNNEIKPLSKKELKKKEKEMLEKKDKEISEKKDKEMSEKKDKDMSEKKDKELLEKKDKELLEKKDKDMSEKKDGETPEKKSKEMSEKKGKETPEKIDKEMLEKKDKDLLEKKDKETSEKKDKDKKDKIKDIRDVIKPFSSKTKKILTSSTTPTIVKTTTKQSVVKDQEGVTQNIEEKVEDLTPGGTGQVTVSTQINKAEASDDGRAPYMTATAVTTRTATMHEDLEKNQKTSQVEEKTVAHTTATSATRQEQRVVTQEVRTTSHVLSGEQLFSRRLSTSSSSSDDSGTPIDLEDDQQAFYNQYYQGDPAGVVETETHVYKGEPENNVTTTTTVPLVATETRKVAVESEDGMYSATGEIVSSQTISSKTRTVETITYKTERDGVVETRVEQKITIQSDGDPIDHDRALAEAIQEATAMNPDMTVEKIEIQQQTAQ comes from the exons AAACTGGTTAGATCTGGATAAAAGAATCGCAAAATTTGTGAAAA ACGAACCgtggaaatttaatttcgaGGTGAAGTTTTATCCTCCGGACCCAGCCCAATTACAAGAAGACATAACTCGTTATCAACTATGCCTTCAAATCAGAAACGATATTATCACAGGCCGTTTGCCGTGTTCGTTTGTAACTCATGCTCTTCTAGGTTCATATTTAGTTCAGTCAGAAGTCGGAGATTACGACCCAGACGAGCATGGCCGTACATATTTAAAGGATTTCAAATTTGCCCCTAATCAGACTCCAGAGTTAGTGGAGAAAGTAATGGACCTTCATAAAACGCATAA AGGTCAAACACCCGCGGAAGCAGAACTCCATTATCTCGAAAATGCAAAAAAATTAGCGATGTATGGAGTTGATCTTCATCCTGCTAAAGATTCTGAGGGCGTGGATATAATGTTAGGTGTATGTTCATCGGGTCTTCTCGTCTATAGGGATCGATTAAGAATCAATAGGTTTGCTTGGCCAAAGATACTAAAAATCTCGTACAAAAGGCATAACTTTTACATAAAGATTAGGCCGGGTGAATTTGAGCAATTTGAATCGACGATTGGTTTCAAATTAGCTAACCATAGAGCTGCAAAAAAGTTATGGAAAGTATGTGTAGAACACCATACTTTCTTCAG GCTCATGAGTCCTGAGCCTGTAAAGAAAGTCGGTTTGATACCACATCTGGGTTCTCGTTTCCGATATTCAGGAAGAACTCACTACGAGACAAAGAAGACTCCCATTGATAGACAACCTCCACAATTCGAAAGATCTTTAAGTGGTCGTCGTCCTACATCTCGTAGTATGGATG CGTTAGGGGGTCCTAAACAAGTTGAATCTTATGGTTCAGAACCAAGTAAGAGGCATACAATGAGCTATGAACCTGAAATGATTCCTGACATGGAGCATATAGATCAACGGCCTAGTCCAataaaaaaacagaaagaaaag AAACCGGTCGGAGGAATTGCGGTCCTACCGCCCGGTGGTCTAtttaagaagaagaaggataAGAAAAACGAAAGCGAAAAGGAAAATCATAATGATCTCAACAATtctgatttaataaatgaaagtgCTATTATTGATAACAACGACGTGAAATCACCcaataaaaaagaatcgaaaaagaaagataaggAAACACTAGAAAAAAGTGACAAGAACGAAATAAAGTCACCTAgtaaaaaagaattgaaaaagaaagaaaaggaaacaccAGAAAGAAGCGCTTTTATTGATGAATTAAAGTCACTCACTAAGAgagatttaaaaaagaaagataaggaAATGCTAGAAAAAAGTGCTACTCTTGACAACAATGAAATAAAGCCACTCAGTAAAAaggaattgaaaaaaaaagaaaaggaaatgttAGAAAAAAAAGACAAGGAAATTTCAGAAAAGAAAGATAAGGAAATGTCAGAAAAGAAAGACAAGGATATGTCTGAAAAGAAAGATAAGGAACTGTTAGAAAAGAAAGATAAGGAACTGTTAGAAAAGAAAGACAAGGATATGTCTGAAAAGAAAGACGGTGAAACGCCAGAAAAGAAAAGCAAGGAAATGTCAGAAAAGAAAGGCAAGGAAACGCCAGAAAAAATAGATAAGGAAATGctagaaaaaaaagataaggaTTTGTTAGAAAAGAAAGACAAGGAAACGtcagaaaagaaagataaagacAAGAAAGACAAAATAAAG GATATACGGGATGTAATAAAACCATTTTCttcaaaaacgaagaaaattttaacttcAAGCACTACCCCAACAATAGTGAAAACCACAACTAAACAATCTGTAGTGAAGGATCAAGAAGGTGTGACACAAAACATagaagaaaaagtagaagatCTTACACCTGGAGGCACAGGCCAAGTAACTGTTTCTACACAAATTAATAAG GCAGAGGCATCAGATGATGGTAGAGCCCCATACATGACAGCAACTGCTGTTACTACACGCACTGCTACAATGCATGAAGATCTTgaaaaaaatcagaaaaccaGTCAG gtAGAGGAAAAAACTGTAGCACATACAACAGCAACCAGTGCAACAAGACAAGAACAGAGAGTAGTAACTCAAGAAGTTCGAACAACAAGTCATGTACTTTCTGGTGAACAG CTGTTCTCACGAAGGCTCAGTACATCCAGTTCAAGCAGTGATGATTCAGGTACTCCAATTGACCTTGAAGATGATCAACAGGCTTTCTACAACCAATATTATCAG GGTGATCCAGCTGGTGTTGTTGAAACAGAAACGCATGTTTACAAAGGAGAGCCAGAAAATAACGTAACAACAACTACCACAGTTCCACTAGTAGCAACTGAAACTAGAAAGGTAGCTGTTGAAAGTGAAGATGGTATGTACAGTGCAACTGGGGAAATAGTTAGTTCTCAGACAATATCCAGTAAAACTCGCACTGTTGAAACGATAACG TATAAAACTGAAAGAGATGGAGTTGTAGAAACTCGTGTAGAACAAAAAATTACGATACAATCAGATGGCGATCCGATTGATCATGATCGAGCTTTGGCAGAAGCAATTCAAGAGGCAACAGCAATGAACCCTGATATGACAgtagaaaagatagaaattcaACAGCAAACAGCGCAGTAA
- the LOC100651519 gene encoding protein 4.1 homolog isoform X5 — MPEEQKSAGSQPEVTAENGTGTNSPTKSPVNKGKTALARITLLDGTVKDFHIDRKAKGQELLDMICQSMNLMEKDYFGLIYEDRHDLRNWLDLDKRIAKFVKNEPWKFNFEVKFYPPDPAQLQEDITRYQLCLQIRNDIITGRLPCSFVTHALLGSYLVQSEVGDYDPDEHGRTYLKDFKFAPNQTPELVEKVMDLHKTHKGQTPAEAELHYLENAKKLAMYGVDLHPAKDSEGVDIMLGVCSSGLLVYRDRLRINRFAWPKILKISYKRHNFYIKIRPGEFEQFESTIGFKLANHRAAKKLWKVCVEHHTFFRLMSPEPVKKVGLIPHLGSRFRYSGRTHYETKKTPIDRQPPQFERSLSGRRPTSRSMDALGGPKQVESYGSEPSKRHTMSYEPEMIPDMEHIDQRPSPIKKQKEKLSRKTSAGTTSASSTSSLEGEYDADRGKKKPVGGIAVLPPGGLFKKKKDKKNESEKENHNDLNNSDLINESAIIDNNDVKSPNKKESKKKDKETLEKSDKNEIKSPSKKELKKKEKETPERSAFIDELKSLTKRDLKKKDKEMLEKSATLDNNEIKPLSKKELKKKEKEMLEKKDKEISEKKDKEMSEKKDKDMSEKKDKELLEKKDKELLEKKDKDMSEKKDGETPEKKSKEMSEKKGKETPEKIDKEMLEKKDKDLLEKKDKETSEKKDKDKKDKIKDIRDVIKPFSSKTKKILTSSTTPTIVKTTTKQSVVKDQEGVTQNIEEKVEDLTPGGTGQVTVSTQINKGDPAGVVETETHVYKGEPENNVTTTTTVPLVATETRKVAVESEDGMYSATGEIVSSQTISSKTRTVETITYKTERDGVVETRVEQKITIQSDGDPIDHDRALAEAIQEATAMNPDMTVEKIEIQQQTAQ; from the exons AAACTGGTTAGATCTGGATAAAAGAATCGCAAAATTTGTGAAAA ACGAACCgtggaaatttaatttcgaGGTGAAGTTTTATCCTCCGGACCCAGCCCAATTACAAGAAGACATAACTCGTTATCAACTATGCCTTCAAATCAGAAACGATATTATCACAGGCCGTTTGCCGTGTTCGTTTGTAACTCATGCTCTTCTAGGTTCATATTTAGTTCAGTCAGAAGTCGGAGATTACGACCCAGACGAGCATGGCCGTACATATTTAAAGGATTTCAAATTTGCCCCTAATCAGACTCCAGAGTTAGTGGAGAAAGTAATGGACCTTCATAAAACGCATAA AGGTCAAACACCCGCGGAAGCAGAACTCCATTATCTCGAAAATGCAAAAAAATTAGCGATGTATGGAGTTGATCTTCATCCTGCTAAAGATTCTGAGGGCGTGGATATAATGTTAGGTGTATGTTCATCGGGTCTTCTCGTCTATAGGGATCGATTAAGAATCAATAGGTTTGCTTGGCCAAAGATACTAAAAATCTCGTACAAAAGGCATAACTTTTACATAAAGATTAGGCCGGGTGAATTTGAGCAATTTGAATCGACGATTGGTTTCAAATTAGCTAACCATAGAGCTGCAAAAAAGTTATGGAAAGTATGTGTAGAACACCATACTTTCTTCAG GCTCATGAGTCCTGAGCCTGTAAAGAAAGTCGGTTTGATACCACATCTGGGTTCTCGTTTCCGATATTCAGGAAGAACTCACTACGAGACAAAGAAGACTCCCATTGATAGACAACCTCCACAATTCGAAAGATCTTTAAGTGGTCGTCGTCCTACATCTCGTAGTATGGATG CGTTAGGGGGTCCTAAACAAGTTGAATCTTATGGTTCAGAACCAAGTAAGAGGCATACAATGAGCTATGAACCTGAAATGATTCCTGACATGGAGCATATAGATCAACGGCCTAGTCCAataaaaaaacagaaagaaaag CTCTCACGCAAAACAAGTGCTGGAACAACATCAGCTAGCAGTACCAGTAGTCTGGAAGGAGAATATGATGCAGATCGTGGCAAAAAG AAACCGGTCGGAGGAATTGCGGTCCTACCGCCCGGTGGTCTAtttaagaagaagaaggataAGAAAAACGAAAGCGAAAAGGAAAATCATAATGATCTCAACAATtctgatttaataaatgaaagtgCTATTATTGATAACAACGACGTGAAATCACCcaataaaaaagaatcgaaaaagaaagataaggAAACACTAGAAAAAAGTGACAAGAACGAAATAAAGTCACCTAgtaaaaaagaattgaaaaagaaagaaaaggaaacaccAGAAAGAAGCGCTTTTATTGATGAATTAAAGTCACTCACTAAGAgagatttaaaaaagaaagataaggaAATGCTAGAAAAAAGTGCTACTCTTGACAACAATGAAATAAAGCCACTCAGTAAAAaggaattgaaaaaaaaagaaaaggaaatgttAGAAAAAAAAGACAAGGAAATTTCAGAAAAGAAAGATAAGGAAATGTCAGAAAAGAAAGACAAGGATATGTCTGAAAAGAAAGATAAGGAACTGTTAGAAAAGAAAGATAAGGAACTGTTAGAAAAGAAAGACAAGGATATGTCTGAAAAGAAAGACGGTGAAACGCCAGAAAAGAAAAGCAAGGAAATGTCAGAAAAGAAAGGCAAGGAAACGCCAGAAAAAATAGATAAGGAAATGctagaaaaaaaagataaggaTTTGTTAGAAAAGAAAGACAAGGAAACGtcagaaaagaaagataaagacAAGAAAGACAAAATAAAG GATATACGGGATGTAATAAAACCATTTTCttcaaaaacgaagaaaattttaacttcAAGCACTACCCCAACAATAGTGAAAACCACAACTAAACAATCTGTAGTGAAGGATCAAGAAGGTGTGACACAAAACATagaagaaaaagtagaagatCTTACACCTGGAGGCACAGGCCAAGTAACTGTTTCTACACAAATTAATAAG GGTGATCCAGCTGGTGTTGTTGAAACAGAAACGCATGTTTACAAAGGAGAGCCAGAAAATAACGTAACAACAACTACCACAGTTCCACTAGTAGCAACTGAAACTAGAAAGGTAGCTGTTGAAAGTGAAGATGGTATGTACAGTGCAACTGGGGAAATAGTTAGTTCTCAGACAATATCCAGTAAAACTCGCACTGTTGAAACGATAACG TATAAAACTGAAAGAGATGGAGTTGTAGAAACTCGTGTAGAACAAAAAATTACGATACAATCAGATGGCGATCCGATTGATCATGATCGAGCTTTGGCAGAAGCAATTCAAGAGGCAACAGCAATGAACCCTGATATGACAgtagaaaagatagaaattcaACAGCAAACAGCGCAGTAA
- the LOC100651519 gene encoding protein 4.1 homolog isoform X1 — MPEEQKSAGSQPEVTAENGTGTNSPTKSPVNKGKTALARITLLDGTVKDFHIDRKAKGQELLDMICQSMNLMEKDYFGLIYEDRHDLRNWLDLDKRIAKFVKNEPWKFNFEVKFYPPDPAQLQEDITRYQLCLQIRNDIITGRLPCSFVTHALLGSYLVQSEVGDYDPDEHGRTYLKDFKFAPNQTPELVEKVMDLHKTHKGQTPAEAELHYLENAKKLAMYGVDLHPAKDSEGVDIMLGVCSSGLLVYRDRLRINRFAWPKILKISYKRHNFYIKIRPGEFEQFESTIGFKLANHRAAKKLWKVCVEHHTFFRLMSPEPVKKVGLIPHLGSRFRYSGRTHYETKKTPIDRQPPQFERSLSGRRPTSRSMDALGGPKQVESYGSEPSKRHTMSYEPEMIPDMEHIDQRPSPIKKQKEKLSRKTSAGTTSASSTSSLEGEYDADRGKKKPVGGIAVLPPGGLFKKKKDKKNESEKENHNDLNNSDLINESAIIDNNDVKSPNKKESKKKDKETLEKSDKNEIKSPSKKELKKKEKETPERSAFIDELKSLTKRDLKKKDKEMLEKSATLDNNEIKPLSKKELKKKEKEMLEKKDKEISEKKDKEMSEKKDKDMSEKKDKELLEKKDKELLEKKDKDMSEKKDGETPEKKSKEMSEKKGKETPEKIDKEMLEKKDKDLLEKKDKETSEKKDKDKKDKIKDIRDVIKPFSSKTKKILTSSTTPTIVKTTTKQSVVKDQEGVTQNIEEKVEDLTPGGTGQVTVSTQINKAEASDDGRAPYMTATAVTTRTATMHEDLEKNQKTSQVEEKTVAHTTATSATRQEQRVVTQEVRTTSHVLSGEQLFSRRLSTSSSSSDDSGTPIDLEDDQQAFYNQYYQGDPAGVVETETHVYKGEPENNVTTTTTVPLVATETRKVAVESEDGMYSATGEIVSSQTISSKTRTVETITYKTERDGVVETRVEQKITIQSDGDPIDHDRALAEAIQEATAMNPDMTVEKIEIQQQTAQ, encoded by the exons AAACTGGTTAGATCTGGATAAAAGAATCGCAAAATTTGTGAAAA ACGAACCgtggaaatttaatttcgaGGTGAAGTTTTATCCTCCGGACCCAGCCCAATTACAAGAAGACATAACTCGTTATCAACTATGCCTTCAAATCAGAAACGATATTATCACAGGCCGTTTGCCGTGTTCGTTTGTAACTCATGCTCTTCTAGGTTCATATTTAGTTCAGTCAGAAGTCGGAGATTACGACCCAGACGAGCATGGCCGTACATATTTAAAGGATTTCAAATTTGCCCCTAATCAGACTCCAGAGTTAGTGGAGAAAGTAATGGACCTTCATAAAACGCATAA AGGTCAAACACCCGCGGAAGCAGAACTCCATTATCTCGAAAATGCAAAAAAATTAGCGATGTATGGAGTTGATCTTCATCCTGCTAAAGATTCTGAGGGCGTGGATATAATGTTAGGTGTATGTTCATCGGGTCTTCTCGTCTATAGGGATCGATTAAGAATCAATAGGTTTGCTTGGCCAAAGATACTAAAAATCTCGTACAAAAGGCATAACTTTTACATAAAGATTAGGCCGGGTGAATTTGAGCAATTTGAATCGACGATTGGTTTCAAATTAGCTAACCATAGAGCTGCAAAAAAGTTATGGAAAGTATGTGTAGAACACCATACTTTCTTCAG GCTCATGAGTCCTGAGCCTGTAAAGAAAGTCGGTTTGATACCACATCTGGGTTCTCGTTTCCGATATTCAGGAAGAACTCACTACGAGACAAAGAAGACTCCCATTGATAGACAACCTCCACAATTCGAAAGATCTTTAAGTGGTCGTCGTCCTACATCTCGTAGTATGGATG CGTTAGGGGGTCCTAAACAAGTTGAATCTTATGGTTCAGAACCAAGTAAGAGGCATACAATGAGCTATGAACCTGAAATGATTCCTGACATGGAGCATATAGATCAACGGCCTAGTCCAataaaaaaacagaaagaaaag CTCTCACGCAAAACAAGTGCTGGAACAACATCAGCTAGCAGTACCAGTAGTCTGGAAGGAGAATATGATGCAGATCGTGGCAAAAAG AAACCGGTCGGAGGAATTGCGGTCCTACCGCCCGGTGGTCTAtttaagaagaagaaggataAGAAAAACGAAAGCGAAAAGGAAAATCATAATGATCTCAACAATtctgatttaataaatgaaagtgCTATTATTGATAACAACGACGTGAAATCACCcaataaaaaagaatcgaaaaagaaagataaggAAACACTAGAAAAAAGTGACAAGAACGAAATAAAGTCACCTAgtaaaaaagaattgaaaaagaaagaaaaggaaacaccAGAAAGAAGCGCTTTTATTGATGAATTAAAGTCACTCACTAAGAgagatttaaaaaagaaagataaggaAATGCTAGAAAAAAGTGCTACTCTTGACAACAATGAAATAAAGCCACTCAGTAAAAaggaattgaaaaaaaaagaaaaggaaatgttAGAAAAAAAAGACAAGGAAATTTCAGAAAAGAAAGATAAGGAAATGTCAGAAAAGAAAGACAAGGATATGTCTGAAAAGAAAGATAAGGAACTGTTAGAAAAGAAAGATAAGGAACTGTTAGAAAAGAAAGACAAGGATATGTCTGAAAAGAAAGACGGTGAAACGCCAGAAAAGAAAAGCAAGGAAATGTCAGAAAAGAAAGGCAAGGAAACGCCAGAAAAAATAGATAAGGAAATGctagaaaaaaaagataaggaTTTGTTAGAAAAGAAAGACAAGGAAACGtcagaaaagaaagataaagacAAGAAAGACAAAATAAAG GATATACGGGATGTAATAAAACCATTTTCttcaaaaacgaagaaaattttaacttcAAGCACTACCCCAACAATAGTGAAAACCACAACTAAACAATCTGTAGTGAAGGATCAAGAAGGTGTGACACAAAACATagaagaaaaagtagaagatCTTACACCTGGAGGCACAGGCCAAGTAACTGTTTCTACACAAATTAATAAG GCAGAGGCATCAGATGATGGTAGAGCCCCATACATGACAGCAACTGCTGTTACTACACGCACTGCTACAATGCATGAAGATCTTgaaaaaaatcagaaaaccaGTCAG gtAGAGGAAAAAACTGTAGCACATACAACAGCAACCAGTGCAACAAGACAAGAACAGAGAGTAGTAACTCAAGAAGTTCGAACAACAAGTCATGTACTTTCTGGTGAACAG CTGTTCTCACGAAGGCTCAGTACATCCAGTTCAAGCAGTGATGATTCAGGTACTCCAATTGACCTTGAAGATGATCAACAGGCTTTCTACAACCAATATTATCAG GGTGATCCAGCTGGTGTTGTTGAAACAGAAACGCATGTTTACAAAGGAGAGCCAGAAAATAACGTAACAACAACTACCACAGTTCCACTAGTAGCAACTGAAACTAGAAAGGTAGCTGTTGAAAGTGAAGATGGTATGTACAGTGCAACTGGGGAAATAGTTAGTTCTCAGACAATATCCAGTAAAACTCGCACTGTTGAAACGATAACG TATAAAACTGAAAGAGATGGAGTTGTAGAAACTCGTGTAGAACAAAAAATTACGATACAATCAGATGGCGATCCGATTGATCATGATCGAGCTTTGGCAGAAGCAATTCAAGAGGCAACAGCAATGAACCCTGATATGACAgtagaaaagatagaaattcaACAGCAAACAGCGCAGTAA
- the LOC100651519 gene encoding protein 4.1 homolog isoform X4 encodes MPEEQKSAGSQPEVTAENGTGTNSPTKSPVNKGKTALARITLLDGTVKDFHIDRKAKGQELLDMICQSMNLMEKDYFGLIYEDRHDLRNWLDLDKRIAKFVKNEPWKFNFEVKFYPPDPAQLQEDITRYQLCLQIRNDIITGRLPCSFVTHALLGSYLVQSEVGDYDPDEHGRTYLKDFKFAPNQTPELVEKVMDLHKTHKGQTPAEAELHYLENAKKLAMYGVDLHPAKDSEGVDIMLGVCSSGLLVYRDRLRINRFAWPKILKISYKRHNFYIKIRPGEFEQFESTIGFKLANHRAAKKLWKVCVEHHTFFRLMSPEPVKKVGLIPHLGSRFRYSGRTHYETKKTPIDRQPPQFERSLSGRRPTSRSMDALGGPKQVESYGSEPSKRHTMSYEPEMIPDMEHIDQRPSPIKKQKEKLSRKTSAGTTSASSTSSLEGEYDADRGKKKPVGGIAVLPPGGLFKKKKDKKNESEKENHNDLNNSDLINESAIIDNNDVKSPNKKESKKKDKETLEKSDKNEIKSPSKKELKKKEKETPERSAFIDELKSLTKRDLKKKDKEMLEKSATLDNNEIKPLSKKELKKKEKEMLEKKDKEISEKKDKEMSEKKDKDMSEKKDKELLEKKDKELLEKKDKDMSEKKDGETPEKKSKEMSEKKGKETPEKIDKEMLEKKDKDLLEKKDKETSEKKDKDKKDKIKVEEKTVAHTTATSATRQEQRVVTQEVRTTSHVLSGEQLFSRRLSTSSSSSDDSGTPIDLEDDQQAFYNQYYQGDPAGVVETETHVYKGEPENNVTTTTTVPLVATETRKVAVESEDGMYSATGEIVSSQTISSKTRTVETITYKTERDGVVETRVEQKITIQSDGDPIDHDRALAEAIQEATAMNPDMTVEKIEIQQQTAQ; translated from the exons AAACTGGTTAGATCTGGATAAAAGAATCGCAAAATTTGTGAAAA ACGAACCgtggaaatttaatttcgaGGTGAAGTTTTATCCTCCGGACCCAGCCCAATTACAAGAAGACATAACTCGTTATCAACTATGCCTTCAAATCAGAAACGATATTATCACAGGCCGTTTGCCGTGTTCGTTTGTAACTCATGCTCTTCTAGGTTCATATTTAGTTCAGTCAGAAGTCGGAGATTACGACCCAGACGAGCATGGCCGTACATATTTAAAGGATTTCAAATTTGCCCCTAATCAGACTCCAGAGTTAGTGGAGAAAGTAATGGACCTTCATAAAACGCATAA AGGTCAAACACCCGCGGAAGCAGAACTCCATTATCTCGAAAATGCAAAAAAATTAGCGATGTATGGAGTTGATCTTCATCCTGCTAAAGATTCTGAGGGCGTGGATATAATGTTAGGTGTATGTTCATCGGGTCTTCTCGTCTATAGGGATCGATTAAGAATCAATAGGTTTGCTTGGCCAAAGATACTAAAAATCTCGTACAAAAGGCATAACTTTTACATAAAGATTAGGCCGGGTGAATTTGAGCAATTTGAATCGACGATTGGTTTCAAATTAGCTAACCATAGAGCTGCAAAAAAGTTATGGAAAGTATGTGTAGAACACCATACTTTCTTCAG GCTCATGAGTCCTGAGCCTGTAAAGAAAGTCGGTTTGATACCACATCTGGGTTCTCGTTTCCGATATTCAGGAAGAACTCACTACGAGACAAAGAAGACTCCCATTGATAGACAACCTCCACAATTCGAAAGATCTTTAAGTGGTCGTCGTCCTACATCTCGTAGTATGGATG CGTTAGGGGGTCCTAAACAAGTTGAATCTTATGGTTCAGAACCAAGTAAGAGGCATACAATGAGCTATGAACCTGAAATGATTCCTGACATGGAGCATATAGATCAACGGCCTAGTCCAataaaaaaacagaaagaaaag CTCTCACGCAAAACAAGTGCTGGAACAACATCAGCTAGCAGTACCAGTAGTCTGGAAGGAGAATATGATGCAGATCGTGGCAAAAAG AAACCGGTCGGAGGAATTGCGGTCCTACCGCCCGGTGGTCTAtttaagaagaagaaggataAGAAAAACGAAAGCGAAAAGGAAAATCATAATGATCTCAACAATtctgatttaataaatgaaagtgCTATTATTGATAACAACGACGTGAAATCACCcaataaaaaagaatcgaaaaagaaagataaggAAACACTAGAAAAAAGTGACAAGAACGAAATAAAGTCACCTAgtaaaaaagaattgaaaaagaaagaaaaggaaacaccAGAAAGAAGCGCTTTTATTGATGAATTAAAGTCACTCACTAAGAgagatttaaaaaagaaagataaggaAATGCTAGAAAAAAGTGCTACTCTTGACAACAATGAAATAAAGCCACTCAGTAAAAaggaattgaaaaaaaaagaaaaggaaatgttAGAAAAAAAAGACAAGGAAATTTCAGAAAAGAAAGATAAGGAAATGTCAGAAAAGAAAGACAAGGATATGTCTGAAAAGAAAGATAAGGAACTGTTAGAAAAGAAAGATAAGGAACTGTTAGAAAAGAAAGACAAGGATATGTCTGAAAAGAAAGACGGTGAAACGCCAGAAAAGAAAAGCAAGGAAATGTCAGAAAAGAAAGGCAAGGAAACGCCAGAAAAAATAGATAAGGAAATGctagaaaaaaaagataaggaTTTGTTAGAAAAGAAAGACAAGGAAACGtcagaaaagaaagataaagacAAGAAAGACAAAATAAAG gtAGAGGAAAAAACTGTAGCACATACAACAGCAACCAGTGCAACAAGACAAGAACAGAGAGTAGTAACTCAAGAAGTTCGAACAACAAGTCATGTACTTTCTGGTGAACAG CTGTTCTCACGAAGGCTCAGTACATCCAGTTCAAGCAGTGATGATTCAGGTACTCCAATTGACCTTGAAGATGATCAACAGGCTTTCTACAACCAATATTATCAG GGTGATCCAGCTGGTGTTGTTGAAACAGAAACGCATGTTTACAAAGGAGAGCCAGAAAATAACGTAACAACAACTACCACAGTTCCACTAGTAGCAACTGAAACTAGAAAGGTAGCTGTTGAAAGTGAAGATGGTATGTACAGTGCAACTGGGGAAATAGTTAGTTCTCAGACAATATCCAGTAAAACTCGCACTGTTGAAACGATAACG TATAAAACTGAAAGAGATGGAGTTGTAGAAACTCGTGTAGAACAAAAAATTACGATACAATCAGATGGCGATCCGATTGATCATGATCGAGCTTTGGCAGAAGCAATTCAAGAGGCAACAGCAATGAACCCTGATATGACAgtagaaaagatagaaattcaACAGCAAACAGCGCAGTAA